The region TGGCGGGACCGAGGGTCGCGACGATCTTTGCTCGACGTGTCACGCGTAACACTTTAGAGCGTCCGGGGGATGCAGTGGTCTAAACCAGGTTGCGAATGGACGTATCTCAGGCTGCGCGAAGGCGAATGGGGGCTGTGCACGAGTGTGTCGCCGGGGGTGTCGGCGGGGTGTCCGGGGTCTTCTCCGAGACCGTGCGCGGGGCCTTCCCGGGGCCGTGCGGGCCCCTCTCCCGGACCGTGGCGGGCTCGTCCCCGGCGTCCTCACGGAGCCGTGTCGGACCCCTCCCCGGAACCGTGCCGGGGCCTCCCCGGAGCCGCTCGGGTCCGTCTCCGGAGCGGTGCCCGTGCCCCGGTCGGGCCCGTGTCCGGTCAGCGGTCGCGCCGGGGGGTGGGGACGCCGTGTTCGAGGCGTCCGTAGGCGCGCAGGATGCGCAGCCGCTGGACGGTGCGGATGCCTTCGAGTTCGAGGGTGGCGGTGGTGTCCCAGTGGTCCCAGTCGGCGTTCCAGCCGCCGTCGTGGCGCTGGGTCTTCTGCAGGTGGTCGAGGTTGGCGGCGAGTTCGGCGTCGGTGAAGATCGGCCGGGCGATGCAGGCGGGGTCGGGCGCCAGGTCCAGGGGTGTGTGGATGTGGTGCCGGGGGGCGGCGCCGCTGCGGGGCCCGGGGATGTCGGGGGTGTACTCGGGGCGGATGCGGACGACGGCGCGGATCATGGTGGCGAGGTGGTTGACGGTGGCGACGGCGCGGGGGCGGTCGGGGACGTGCTGGAGGAAGGCGCAGATGCCGATGGCCTCGTGGGGGTCGGTCCAGTGGAGGGCGTCGATGTGCTTCCAGCAGTAGGCGGTGGCGCGGTCGCGCCAGGGGTGGGTGATGTTGTGCTTGTGGAGGCGGCCGGTGATGGAGGCGGTGAGGGCGAGGTCGGGGGTGCGGCCGCTGTGTTCGCGCCACCAGGGTGCGGCTTCGGTGTGGCGGACGGCGGGGGTGACGGGGGGCAGGCCGCCG is a window of Nocardiopsis changdeensis DNA encoding:
- a CDS encoding prenyltransferase — protein: MTWESFRAAEHFTMRTARLIDRYRFAYHFQAGPTAPIRSALAAYRNIDGGYGNALDPDLRGHASQPLAVDTALRYLDELGPIPAELGQSICRYLTTVSSPDGGLPPVTPAVRHTEAAPWWREHSGRTPDLALTASITGRLHKHNITHPWRDRATAYCWKHIDALHWTDPHEAIGICAFLQHVPDRPRAVATVNHLATMIRAVVRIRPEYTPDIPGPRSGAAPRHHIHTPLDLAPDPACIARPIFTDAELAANLDHLQKTQRHDGGWNADWDHWDTTATLELEGIRTVQRLRILRAYGRLEHGVPTPRRDR